In Megalopta genalis isolate 19385.01 chromosome 14, iyMegGena1_principal, whole genome shotgun sequence, the following are encoded in one genomic region:
- the LOC117225643 gene encoding uncharacterized protein LOC117225643, whose translation MRIIEFLVENVNIDKEYEFHLDQILELCHLPPLLEKSSEILTNNDILEQYFTLLGKLLVVLPTKKHILKVHEAIHSLLLNRDSSNIAAVKIRDCRAVIEKSQLPVEVVKSLENCLPELYQKILELVFLLCSISYKCSHKMLEVGVLNIILVRMDLPYATQLRCTRPPDSLLIGSEYPEDTTLLIMNTLWCLMKSILPPIDVPIKLKTTSCAHCALWGLSYAFERQIFYSQFRSVSKKIRNEIAAIILSILISFPNWNFVSSGIADKVIRFLIMVHRKLMQTILQLVNPDTEDSKITWTASQFWNLWTYAINSLSVLAPKMPKDFVTYNGTIRLLMLLDWTLTTRFDMDIVMHCTKVICSITLSNSTLLLENLKEHGITVSLIS comes from the exons ATGAGGATAATAGAATTTTTAGTTGAAAATGTTAACATAGACAAAGAGTATGAGTTTCATCTTGATCAAATACTAGAGCTTTGCCATTTACCACCTTTATTAGAAAAATCTTCTGAAATTCTAACAAACAATGATATACTGGAACAATATTTCACATTGTTAGGAAAGCTTCTTGTTGTTTTGCCAACCAAGAAACATATATTGAAGGTTCACGAAGCCATCCATTCTTTGTTATTAAACAGAGACAGTTCAAATATAGCAGCAGTGAAGATTAGAGATTGCCGTGCAGTTATAGAAAAATCACAGCTTCCAGTTGAAGTAGTTAAGTCATTAGAAAATTGTCTTCCGGAGTTGTATCAAAAGATTTTGGAATTGGTTTTCTTGCTTTGTTCCATTTCGTACAAATGCT cTCACAAAATGTTAGAAGTTGGAGTACTTAATATAATACTGGTCAGAATGGATCTTCCTTATGCTACTCAATTACGGTGCACAAGGCCACCTGACTCATTACTAATAGGTAGTGAATACCCTGAGGATACAACCCTTTTAATAATGAACACTTTATGGTGTCTAATGAAGTCCATTCTTCCTCCTATTGATGTGCCCATCAAATTGAAGACAACTTCGTGTGCACACTGCGCATTATG GGGTTTGTCCTACGCATTCGAgagacaaatattctacagccAATTTCGAAGCGTCAGCAAAAAGATCAGAAATGAAATTGCAGCTATTattctttcaattttaattaGCTTTCCTAATTGGAATTTTGTTAGTAGTGGTATAGCAGACAAAGTGATCAGGTTTTTG ATAATGGTGCACAGAAAATTGATGCAAACAATACTTCAACTGGTTAATCCAGATACTGAAGACTCAAAAATCACTTGGACTGCATCTCAATTTTGGAACCTATGGACTTATGCTATTAATTCTCTGTCTGTGCTGGCACCAAAGATGCCAAAAGATTTTGTAACATACAATGGTACTATTAG ATTGTTAATGCTGTTAGACTGGACTTTGACCACAAGGTTTGACATGGATATTGTAATGCATTGCACAAAAGTGATTTGTTCAATCACTTTAAGTAACAGTACTTTGTTATTGGAGAACCTCAAAGAGCATGGGATTACAGTTTCATTGATCAGTTAG
- the LOC117225835 gene encoding cilia- and flagella-associated protein 69, whose product NIIILYKHIIELINHILTSCKLATKEQRILTLVLISVERLLQKQIYYQEMFGDQSIAFVMELLFRCLYQKDEEIQVDQRLLLALGSYIWECIVWCPPNLEKFIEYGAVYVILDIIEVVPYPSQRMFLTVLADMCDNYFCGSYLCTWRGINKKTTLMSLLAKIWRDEEIRLEFKRCCDDEEFPSMGKKQWLDTFQTKLFGHVSPAIIDMIGSVRAKIYSIRKIIERDNERYKMAKQHYKILYFDLPVEDRITVSGIDLYFKLKLGQTWVELNKYFEQIGITPLGMDGQAIFLMTQRYYLWGILLKEKQKNIIQDIKREEDIDEKDEYARIRDSKLILSLNALDELDYIYRTTDREYMIKKKIEQIQQVYSTLNFPRKGNEQNHRTFMATVNFTTIFDQNVVFSNLTADSDFGQIKVLPVSPCESHILEETIFSGMSCSSLTSYDFSKLEQFEEEA is encoded by the exons aatataataattttatataaacatATTATAGAATTGATTAATCATATTTTAACATCTTGTAAACTTGCAACGAAAGAACAAAGAATTCTGACACTGGTGTTAATCTCAGTCGAAAGACTTTTACAGAAACAAATCTATTATCAAGAAATGTTTGGAGATCAAAGTATTGCATTTGTTATGGAACTACTTTTTCGATGTCTTTATCAGAAAGATGAAGAAATTCAAGTAGATCAACG CCTTTTACTAGCATTAGGTTCATACATTTGGGAGTGTATAGTATGGTGTCCCCCAAACTTGGAAAAGTTTATTGAATATGGCGCAGTATACGTTATACTGGACATTATTGAAGTAGTTCCATACCCATCTCAGCGCATGTTTCTCACTGTACTAGCCGATATGTGTGACAATTATTTTTGCGGATCTTATTTATGCACTTGGAGAGGCATTAATAAGAAAACGACACTAATGTCTCTGTTGGCAAAAATATGGAGAGATGAAGAAATCAGGCTTGAATTTAAAAGATGCTGTGATG ATGAAGAATTCCCTTCAATGGGCAAGAAACAGTGGTTGGACACTTTTCAGACTAAACTTTTTGGACACGTGAGCCCAGCAATAATTGACATGATCGGTTCAGTCAGAGCAAAGATATATAGTATTAGAAAAATCATTGAGAGAGACAATGAGAGATATAAAATGGCAAAACagcattataaaatattatattttgatcTCCCAGTGGAAGATCGA ATCACAGTATCTGGCATAGATTTGTACTTCAAGTTGAAGTTAGGTCAAACATGGGTAGAGCTCAACAAGTATTTTGAACAGATAGGCATTACACCACTTGGTATGGATGGCCAGGCAATATTCCTGATGACGCAAAGATACTATTTATGGGGAATTTTACTAAAAGAAAAGCAAAAGAATATAATACAGGATATAAAAAGAGAAGAGGACATAGACGAAAAAGATGAATATGCTAGGATTCGAGATTCTAAGCTTATTTTGTCATTGAACGCACTTGATGAATTAGATTACATATACAGAACAACAGATAGAGAATACATGATAAAGAAAAAGATTGAACAAATACAACAAGTTTATTCGACCCTGAATTTTCCACGCAAAGGAAACGAACAGAATCATAGGACGTTCATGGCTACAGTCAACTTCACA ACAATATTCGATCAAAATGTGGTATTTAGTAATCTAACAGCAGATTCAGATTTCGGTCAAATAAAAGTTCTGCCCGTTTCGCCATGCGAGTCGCATATCTTGGAGGAAACAATATTTTCCGGAATGTCGTGCTCATCTTTGACAAGCTATGATTTCTCTAAATTAGAACAATTTGAAGAAGAAGCGTAG